The Gemmatimonas aurantiaca T-27 DNA segment TCGCGGTGTGCAGCAATCGGCGCGCGTGAACACCGCGCTCGTGTTGCTCAAGTGCACGGTGCTGGTGGTGTTCATCGGTGTCGGGATCGGCTACGTGCAGCGGGCCAACCTCACCCCGTTCATTCCGGCCAATACCGGGGCCTTTGGTGAATTTGGATGGAGCGGTGTGCTGCGTGGCGCGGGCGTGATGTTCTTCGCGTACATCGGATTCGACTCGGTGTCCACAGCGGCACAAGAGGCCAAGAATCCGCAGCGTGATATGCCACTTGGTATGCTGGGATCGCTCGCGATTTGTACGGTGCTGTACATCGGTGTGGCCATCGTGCTGACGGGCATCGTGCCGTACAGCAAGCTCAATGTGGCCGATCCACTCGCCGTAGGCATCGATGCCACGGGCGTGCGCTGGCTGAGTCCTTTCATCAAGATCAGTGCGCTGTTCGGCCTCTTCAGCACGATGCTGGTGAACATGCTGGGCCAAACGCGCATTTTTTACAGCATGAGCCGCGATGCGCTACTGCCATCACTGTTCGCCCGTGTGCATCCCACGTTTCGTACGCCGCACATCAGCACCTCACTCACCGCCTGTGTGGTGGCGCTGGTCGCCGGCCTCACGCCCATCAACAAACTCGGGGAACTCACCAGCATCGGCACGCTGCTGGCGTTCACCCTGGTGTCGCTCGGAGTGATCGTGCTGCGACGCACCGCACCCGATGTGCCGCGCCCGTTCCGTACGCCGTGGGTGCCCTGGGTACCACTCGGAGCCGCCGCGACCTGTGTGCTCCAGATGGTGAGCCTGCCGCTCGAGACGTGGGCTCGACTCTTTGCCTGGCTGGCCCTGGGGTTTGTGGTGTACTTCGCCTACAGTCGTCAACGCGCCGCAGGGGCGCGGCGGATGCAGCGCACGGAGGGGCCACCGCACAATCCGTGACGCGGCAAGAGGCCCTCAGCGCGTGACGAGGAAGGCGTCGCTCGTCCGCATCTCGAGTGGAAGCAGAACGCCCCGGCTGTCCCAGATGTTGAAACGCACCCGGTACACCCGGAGATCAAATCCCGGATTCACCAGAGCAACGTCCCACGTCCATTGACCGGGCAGCCTCTCGAGAAAGGCGCCCGGTCGGCACTGGAAGTTCGCTTTGAGGGTCACCCACCCGAAGCCTCGCAGCTCTTGCATGATGGGACACCCGTCGGCGACAATCGGCTCAAGACCCGGGTTGCCGATTGCCACCGTGAAGGCCGATGTGGTTTGCACCACCTCGATATCTCTGATGCGCACCGTCACCGGCAACGAGTTGGTGAACTCGGGCTCCGTCGTGCGGTCACAACTCGTCGTCAGGCCGATCACGGCCAGCAGCGCCAACTGCTGGACGCACCGTAGCGTCATCGGGAATCCGCGCACGACATGCTCCAGAGAGAGGCGGCGATGTCGCTCCGCGCCTCCACACCTCGTGGGAGCGGTCAGCTCATCGCCATCCGGTATCCGGTCTTTCTAACCGTGAGCAGCCAGCGTGGTTCCGAAGGATCCGTTTCCAGCTTGCGCCGCAACTCGGCCATATGCGTGTCCACCGTGCGACTCACCACCGAGTCATCGTAACCCCACACTTCACGCAACAGTTCTTCGCGCGATGCAATCGCACCGTCGCGGCGCACCAGGGCCACCAGCAGATCGTACTCGCGCGGGCGCAGCATCACGGCGGACCCTTCCAGGGTCACACTCCGTGTGCTCAGGTCGATCGCCACATTGCCAAAACGTCGCGTGTTATCGGCCTGCACCGTTGGCACGTCGTGGGCAGGCTTGGCGGTGCGACTCCGGCGCAGCAACGCTTGCACCCGCGCGAGAAACTCCATCAGGCCGAACGGCTTGGTGACATAGTCGTCTGCGCCAAACCGGAATCCGCGTACCTTGTCGGTCTCATCGCCCATCGCCGTC contains these protein-coding regions:
- a CDS encoding response regulator transcription factor, with amino-acid sequence MTTESVSASFGVSILVVEDNALLAAGVRSNLEFEGYQVTVAATGREGLRLAKSRAHALIVLDLMLPDIDGFRVLRELREHGVETPVLILTAMGDETDKVRGFRFGADDYVTKPFGLMEFLARVQALLRRSRTAKPAHDVPTVQADNTRRFGNVAIDLSTRSVTLEGSAVMLRPREYDLLVALVRRDGAIASREELLREVWGYDDSVVSRTVDTHMAELRRKLETDPSEPRWLLTVRKTGYRMAMS
- a CDS encoding amino acid permease, coding for MSLLHRKSLAELTAEAERGLLRRSLGPLALTALGIGSVIGTGIFVLTGTAASQHAGPALVLSMILSAVACALAGLCYAEFAAMVPVAGSAYTYAYATVGEIFAWVIGWDLVLEYALATATVAVGWSGYFVSLARDVGIPFPAALTAPPGTIVPDGMGGTAVALFNAPAALIVVAVAALLIRGVQQSARVNTALVLLKCTVLVVFIGVGIGYVQRANLTPFIPANTGAFGEFGWSGVLRGAGVMFFAYIGFDSVSTAAQEAKNPQRDMPLGMLGSLAICTVLYIGVAIVLTGIVPYSKLNVADPLAVGIDATGVRWLSPFIKISALFGLFSTMLVNMLGQTRIFYSMSRDALLPSLFARVHPTFRTPHISTSLTACVVALVAGLTPINKLGELTSIGTLLAFTLVSLGVIVLRRTAPDVPRPFRTPWVPWVPLGAAATCVLQMVSLPLETWARLFAWLALGFVVYFAYSRQRAAGARRMQRTEGPPHNP